The following are encoded in a window of Gammaproteobacteria bacterium genomic DNA:
- a CDS encoding YqgE/AlgH family protein, translating to MTSMPALISLCSWRLLFPCCLLTVAALWLPPVSATNTAPGVQAPLQRGVVLLARARLPDPRFRDTVILLTHYDQHGAMGFIVNRPTPMRLSHVVPGLAKQSLRRQVLHFGGPVGMDHVFVLVQSRRSHGMAHVSGEVYVGQGMQALRHIAASLEEDEQVRAYAGYAGWGAGQLEAEVARGDWLALPAGSADVFTREPGQLWRR from the coding sequence ATGACAAGCATGCCCGCACTCATCTCTTTGTGCTCGTGGCGGCTGTTGTTTCCCTGCTGCCTGCTGACTGTGGCTGCGCTTTGGCTTCCCCCCGTGTCCGCCACAAACACCGCTCCCGGGGTACAGGCTCCCTTGCAACGTGGTGTTGTGTTGCTGGCCAGGGCCAGGCTGCCGGACCCACGTTTTCGTGACACGGTGATACTGCTCACCCATTACGACCAACACGGCGCCATGGGCTTCATCGTCAACCGGCCCACACCCATGCGGCTGAGCCACGTGGTGCCGGGATTGGCGAAGCAGTCCCTCCGTCGCCAGGTTCTGCATTTCGGCGGTCCCGTGGGCATGGACCATGTCTTCGTACTGGTACAAAGCCGCCGCAGTCATGGCATGGCACACGTCAGCGGCGAAGTCTACGTGGGCCAGGGCATGCAAGCCTTGCGTCATATCGCCGCCAGCCTGGAGGAGGACGAACAGGTGCGTGCCTACGCCGGTTATGCCGGCTGGGGCGCGGGGCAGCTGGAAGCGGAAGTGGCGCGCGGTGACTGGCTGGCACTGCCGGCCGGCAGTGCCGATGTGTTTACCCGCGAGCCCGGTCAGTTGTGGCGGCGC
- a CDS encoding NUDIX domain-containing protein: protein MHRTPLLDLLHAYQPHDRDERAMYKMLRQFVETEPRCFERGLLSGHVTGSSWIVDRERQHVLLTHHRKLNRWLQLGGHADGDPDIHRVALREAREESGLGELRPVTEGLFDVDVHAIPARGDEPRHLHYDVRVLLEADRGAPLVISEESHDLAWVALEDVARLGADSSVLRMVEKTRAV, encoded by the coding sequence ATGCATCGAACGCCTCTGCTTGATCTGCTGCACGCTTATCAGCCCCATGACAGAGATGAGCGTGCCATGTACAAAATGTTACGCCAATTCGTAGAGACCGAGCCCCGCTGTTTCGAGCGCGGCCTGCTCAGTGGTCACGTCACCGGTTCCTCCTGGATCGTGGACCGCGAACGGCAACACGTATTGCTCACCCACCATCGCAAGCTGAACCGCTGGCTGCAGCTGGGCGGTCATGCCGATGGCGATCCCGACATCCACCGGGTGGCCCTGCGCGAAGCACGGGAGGAGTCGGGGCTGGGTGAACTGCGGCCCGTCACGGAAGGCCTCTTCGATGTGGACGTGCACGCCATTCCCGCCCGGGGGGACGAACCGCGCCATCTCCACTACGATGTGCGTGTGCTGTTGGAAGCCGACCGTGGCGCGCCGCTGGTGATCAGCGAGGAATCCCATGATCTGGCCTGGGTGGCGCTGGAAGACGTGGCGCGGCTGGGGGCGGATTCGTCGGTGCTGCGCATGGTGGAAAAAACCAGGGCGGTCTGA